One window from the genome of Montipora foliosa isolate CH-2021 chromosome 5, ASM3666993v2, whole genome shotgun sequence encodes:
- the LOC138004037 gene encoding glutamine-dependent NAD(+) synthetase-like isoform X2 yields MISEITGQVTVPFGDGVISTLDTCIGTELCEEMFSVNGPHVDMVLDGVEIITNGSASHHQLRKLDTRVDYVKDATVKAGGIYVYANLRGCDGERVYYDGCSMIAVNGKIVAQGAQFSLQEVEVVTATVDLEEVRSHRGATPTFGSSAAALPRSYPRVKVDFALSGEDDINIPSAEPIEVHYHSPEEEISLGPACWLWDYLRRSGQAGFFLPLSGGIDSSSTACLVSSMCHQVCQAVKNGDQQVLEDARRIVNDNSYIPTDPKELASRVFVTCYMGTENSSEETRKRASDLAEEIGSHHMGITIDTAVSAVLGIFTAVTGKIPKFKLHGGTYRENLAMQNVQARLRMVLAYLFAQLIMWARGLPGGLLVLGSANVDESLCGYLTKYDCSSADINPIGGISKKDLKAFIFYCVEKFNFSSLIRILGAPPTAELEPLADGQIQQTDEEDMGMTYDELSMFGRLRKTYRCGPYSMFCKLVHSWRGKYTPLNVAEKVKRFFRAYSINRHKMTTLTPAYHAENYSPDDNRFDLRPFLYNTQWPWQMRLIEDEIRRLQQAAEASHLRHPQPHLHGNNGTLFGNSHDHTSGSDGLKSLVQAKSEWTGSQSCFEDLAHLTRRERLERTVETLSSFNRGNLRAQSRGTPPCPALIRIKSEPADLIESGCTSHIDAYDDTGRTSRKRRESHPDGHAQQYEDHASGEKHMRITSI; encoded by the exons ATGATATCAGAAATAACAGGGCAGGTAACCGTTCCATTCGGAGATGGGGTCATCTCCACACTAGATACTTGTATTGGGACAGAACTTTGTGAGGAAATGTTTAGTGTGAATGGACCCCATGTTGATATGGTCCTTGATGGTGTGGAGATCATCACCAATGGAAGTGCGAGCCATCATCAGTTGAGGAAACTAGATACCAGAGTTGACTATGTGAAAGATGCAACTGTTAAG gctGGTGGAATCTATGTGTATGCAAATCTCCGAGGCTGTGATGGGGAAAGAGTCTATTATGATGGGTGCTCAATGATTGCAGTTAATGGCAAAATAGTTGCACAAGGTGCCCAGTTTTCACTTCAGGAAGTAGAAGTTGTCACAGCAACTGTTGACCTGGAGGAAGTGCGCTCTCATCGTGGTGCTACACCAACATTTGGTTCAAGTGCGGCGGCTCTTCCTCGAAGTTACCCGCGTGTAAAAGTTGACTTTGCACTAAGTGGGGAAGATGACATAAATATCCCTTCAGCAGAGCCAATCGAGGTGCATTACCATTCACCAGAGGAGGAGATAAGTCTTGGTCCAGCGTGTTGGTTGTGGGACTACCTCAGAAGGAGTGGCCAGGCTGGGTTCTTTCTACCCCTCAGTGGAG GAATTGACAGCTCATCAACTGCTTGTCTTGTGAGTTCCATGTGTCACCAAGTTTGTCAGGCTGTAAAGAATGGAGATCAACAGGTGTTGGAAGATGCTCGGCGAATTGTCAATGATAA TTCATATATCCCGACAGACCCCAAAGAACTTGCAAGCCGAGTGTTTGTTACGTGTTACATGGGCACAGAGAATTCCTCAGAAGAAACAAGGAAGAGAGCAAGTGACCTGGCAGAAGAGATTGGAAGTCACCACATGG gaaTCACAATAGACACCGCTGTTAGTGCAGTCCTCGGGATTTTTACCGCAGTTACTGGTAAAATCCCGAAATTCAAGTTACACGGCGGGACGTATCGTGAAAATCTCGCCATGCAAAATGTACAAGCACGACTACGCATGGTCTTGGCATACTTGTTTGCACAGCTGATCATGTGGGCCCGTGGGCTCCCAGGAGGATTGCTGGTGTTGGGATCGGCGAATGTGGATGAAAG tttatgCGGATATCTGACAAAATACGACTGTTCGAGTGCGGATATTAATCCCATCGGTGGAATAAGCAAGAAAGATTTGAAAGCGTTCATATTCTACTGCGTGGAAAAGTTTAACTTCAGTTCGCTTATACGAATACTCGGTGCTCCGCCGACGGCCGAGTTGGAGCCGCTTGCTGATGGTCAAATCCAGCAGACCGATGAG GAAGACATGGGGATGACATATGACGAGCTGTCCATGTTCGGTCGCTTGCGGAAGACATATCGATGCGGCCCCTACAGTATGTTCTGCAAACTCGTTCACTCGTGGCGAGGCAAGTACACGCCTCTTAACGTGGCGGAGAAAGTGAAGCGCTTCTTTCGTGCTTACTCAATCAACCGTCACAAAATGACAACGCTAACTCCCGCTTATCACGCGGAGAATTACTCTCCGGACGACAATCGATTTGACTTGCGTCCGTTCCTGTACAACACTCAGTGGCCATGGCAAATGCGACTGATTGAGGATGAAATCCGACGACTTCAGCAAGCGGCCGAGGCTTCGCATTTACGTCACCCACAGCCTCACCTTCATGGCAACAACGGTACCTTATTTGGGAATTCGCACGATCATACGAGTGGGAGTGACGGTTTGAAGTCGTTAGTTCAGGCGAAAAGTGAGTGGACCGGAAGTCAGTCATGTTTCGAGGACCTTGCGCATCTAACGAGACGAGAGAGGCTGGAACGTACTGTGGAGACGCTATCCAGTTTCAACCGGGGTAATTTAAGGGCGCAAAGCAGAGGCACGCCTCCTTGCCCCGCCCTCATACGCATCAAATCCGAGCCTGCTGATCTTATAGAAAGCGGCTGCACTTCACACATCGATGCCTATGATGACACGGGAAGAACGTCCCGAAAAAGAAGAGAGTCACACCCTGATGGACATGCGCAACAATATGAAGACCATGCAAGTGGGGAGAAACACATGCGCATTACGTCTATATGA
- the LOC138004037 gene encoding glutamine-dependent NAD(+) synthetase-like isoform X1 codes for MGRKITLATCSLNQWALDFEGNLKRILHSISIAKAHGASYRLGPELEIPGYGCNDHFLESDTLLHSFQVLALLLKSPVTKDIICDVGMPIMHRNVRYNCRVIFLNGKILLIRPKITLACDSNYREGRWFTKWTKTKQTEEYFLPRMISEITGQVTVPFGDGVISTLDTCIGTELCEEMFSVNGPHVDMVLDGVEIITNGSASHHQLRKLDTRVDYVKDATVKAGGIYVYANLRGCDGERVYYDGCSMIAVNGKIVAQGAQFSLQEVEVVTATVDLEEVRSHRGATPTFGSSAAALPRSYPRVKVDFALSGEDDINIPSAEPIEVHYHSPEEEISLGPACWLWDYLRRSGQAGFFLPLSGGIDSSSTACLVSSMCHQVCQAVKNGDQQVLEDARRIVNDNSYIPTDPKELASRVFVTCYMGTENSSEETRKRASDLAEEIGSHHMGITIDTAVSAVLGIFTAVTGKIPKFKLHGGTYRENLAMQNVQARLRMVLAYLFAQLIMWARGLPGGLLVLGSANVDESLCGYLTKYDCSSADINPIGGISKKDLKAFIFYCVEKFNFSSLIRILGAPPTAELEPLADGQIQQTDEEDMGMTYDELSMFGRLRKTYRCGPYSMFCKLVHSWRGKYTPLNVAEKVKRFFRAYSINRHKMTTLTPAYHAENYSPDDNRFDLRPFLYNTQWPWQMRLIEDEIRRLQQAAEASHLRHPQPHLHGNNGTLFGNSHDHTSGSDGLKSLVQAKSEWTGSQSCFEDLAHLTRRERLERTVETLSSFNRGNLRAQSRGTPPCPALIRIKSEPADLIESGCTSHIDAYDDTGRTSRKRRESHPDGHAQQYEDHASGEKHMRITSI; via the exons ATGGGACGAAAGATTACTCTTGCAACCTGCAGTTTGAATCAATGGGCCCTGGATTTTGAAGGCAACTTAAAACGAATTCTTCATAGTATTAGCATAGCGAAAGCACATGGTGCGTCCTACAGACTCGGTCCCGAGTTGGAAATTCCTGGATACGGCTGCAATGATCATTTTTTGGAAAGCGACACACTGCTACATTCTTTCCAAGTTCTCGCACTGTTGTTGAAATCGCCTGTCACCAAAGACATAATTTGTGATGTCGGAATGCCAATTATGCACAGGAATGTACGCTACAACTGCAGAGTGATATTTTTGAACGGCAAAATACTGCTAATTCGACCAAAAATCACTCTGGCTTGTGATTCTAACTACAGAGAGGGCCGTTGGTTTACAAAATGGACAAAG acaAAACAAACAGAGGAGTACTTCCTTCCTCGTATGATATCAGAAATAACAGGGCAGGTAACCGTTCCATTCGGAGATGGGGTCATCTCCACACTAGATACTTGTATTGGGACAGAACTTTGTGAGGAAATGTTTAGTGTGAATGGACCCCATGTTGATATGGTCCTTGATGGTGTGGAGATCATCACCAATGGAAGTGCGAGCCATCATCAGTTGAGGAAACTAGATACCAGAGTTGACTATGTGAAAGATGCAACTGTTAAG gctGGTGGAATCTATGTGTATGCAAATCTCCGAGGCTGTGATGGGGAAAGAGTCTATTATGATGGGTGCTCAATGATTGCAGTTAATGGCAAAATAGTTGCACAAGGTGCCCAGTTTTCACTTCAGGAAGTAGAAGTTGTCACAGCAACTGTTGACCTGGAGGAAGTGCGCTCTCATCGTGGTGCTACACCAACATTTGGTTCAAGTGCGGCGGCTCTTCCTCGAAGTTACCCGCGTGTAAAAGTTGACTTTGCACTAAGTGGGGAAGATGACATAAATATCCCTTCAGCAGAGCCAATCGAGGTGCATTACCATTCACCAGAGGAGGAGATAAGTCTTGGTCCAGCGTGTTGGTTGTGGGACTACCTCAGAAGGAGTGGCCAGGCTGGGTTCTTTCTACCCCTCAGTGGAG GAATTGACAGCTCATCAACTGCTTGTCTTGTGAGTTCCATGTGTCACCAAGTTTGTCAGGCTGTAAAGAATGGAGATCAACAGGTGTTGGAAGATGCTCGGCGAATTGTCAATGATAA TTCATATATCCCGACAGACCCCAAAGAACTTGCAAGCCGAGTGTTTGTTACGTGTTACATGGGCACAGAGAATTCCTCAGAAGAAACAAGGAAGAGAGCAAGTGACCTGGCAGAAGAGATTGGAAGTCACCACATGG gaaTCACAATAGACACCGCTGTTAGTGCAGTCCTCGGGATTTTTACCGCAGTTACTGGTAAAATCCCGAAATTCAAGTTACACGGCGGGACGTATCGTGAAAATCTCGCCATGCAAAATGTACAAGCACGACTACGCATGGTCTTGGCATACTTGTTTGCACAGCTGATCATGTGGGCCCGTGGGCTCCCAGGAGGATTGCTGGTGTTGGGATCGGCGAATGTGGATGAAAG tttatgCGGATATCTGACAAAATACGACTGTTCGAGTGCGGATATTAATCCCATCGGTGGAATAAGCAAGAAAGATTTGAAAGCGTTCATATTCTACTGCGTGGAAAAGTTTAACTTCAGTTCGCTTATACGAATACTCGGTGCTCCGCCGACGGCCGAGTTGGAGCCGCTTGCTGATGGTCAAATCCAGCAGACCGATGAG GAAGACATGGGGATGACATATGACGAGCTGTCCATGTTCGGTCGCTTGCGGAAGACATATCGATGCGGCCCCTACAGTATGTTCTGCAAACTCGTTCACTCGTGGCGAGGCAAGTACACGCCTCTTAACGTGGCGGAGAAAGTGAAGCGCTTCTTTCGTGCTTACTCAATCAACCGTCACAAAATGACAACGCTAACTCCCGCTTATCACGCGGAGAATTACTCTCCGGACGACAATCGATTTGACTTGCGTCCGTTCCTGTACAACACTCAGTGGCCATGGCAAATGCGACTGATTGAGGATGAAATCCGACGACTTCAGCAAGCGGCCGAGGCTTCGCATTTACGTCACCCACAGCCTCACCTTCATGGCAACAACGGTACCTTATTTGGGAATTCGCACGATCATACGAGTGGGAGTGACGGTTTGAAGTCGTTAGTTCAGGCGAAAAGTGAGTGGACCGGAAGTCAGTCATGTTTCGAGGACCTTGCGCATCTAACGAGACGAGAGAGGCTGGAACGTACTGTGGAGACGCTATCCAGTTTCAACCGGGGTAATTTAAGGGCGCAAAGCAGAGGCACGCCTCCTTGCCCCGCCCTCATACGCATCAAATCCGAGCCTGCTGATCTTATAGAAAGCGGCTGCACTTCACACATCGATGCCTATGATGACACGGGAAGAACGTCCCGAAAAAGAAGAGAGTCACACCCTGATGGACATGCGCAACAATATGAAGACCATGCAAGTGGGGAGAAACACATGCGCATTACGTCTATATGA